The Topomyia yanbarensis strain Yona2022 chromosome 3, ASM3024719v1, whole genome shotgun sequence nucleotide sequence cgcttaatttttttcaaacagtAACAGTCCGATAAAATATAAACATCTTTACCGCTTCTGTACACAACAATTTTTAAGGATAAAAATCAGCAATCTAAACTACTGATTCagcaatttttatttaaccATTTGACAAATTCTTCCCCACCGAAAATTCAACGATTGAATTGTTCTATTGACAACACAATAATCAAATTTTCAGTGGTCTGTAATTCCAATTTGACAattgaattactgaattttcTGCAAAGAGAGTCTGTCTAATATTTGAATTCCAATGGTTGAGCTTTAAGCATTTTGGATTATTGATTTGTTATCACCAAAATTAGGTGTGCGTATATAAATTCCATTATCCCCATTGGAAATCCACGTACCTCCTAcctgaaaacaattttaaacataGCGGAACATCACGTAAATGTTACCTGATTTCCTGCCGATCTCACCAAAACTTCACGCAAAAATCACGTGAACATAATGTCTTATTTATTGGACTGATTGGACATGCAATTCCGGTAAAAGTTACGTGAAAAATAGGGTGGATGAAAACCACCTATGTTTTCAGGTAAATCGAACGTGAAAATCCACGTACCTCCTACCTTACAAGCATTTTAAATACAACGGAATATCGCGTAAATATTACCTGATTTCACATCGTTCTCACCAAAACTTTACGTAAGAAGTACGTGACTATCATGTCTTATTTACCGGAATCTAAATCTTATTCGGCTACGTGCAATTCCGGTAATAGTTACGTGAAAAATAGGGTGGATGAAAACCACCTATGTTTTCaggtgaaatatttttagagtgtattattaaataaagacccttaatACAGTACATCTCTTCAAATGCGAGCTCAATATGAAacgaaatctgaggattatgattgattttagAACTGTGGAAtattctattggaatgttttcaggcaggtatttgatattgatgctattagacaactgtgaaatcaagatcaatgaatcagttacatatcaggaccctattccgacaatttatcaaaagtcctcatgatgtttacaacaacaggttaacTATGTACGGATaagataattattattgtaatattgaattaaatcagtcagcatcactaaatttttaacttcaatccaatatttatttttggggTGGCGCCCCCCGCCCCCACCTCCCCCaggtgtatggtgttaaacctcaAAGCCTTCTCTTGTCtacgccattgcttggagttatttatttctattttaattttctagatatgtttcagatcgatccgatggttataagttagaaaaatcgcagtcagaaggttcgcgcaaatgaacatttttgcactgataagttatcaagttccttccagttAACTTTGaattgttcggtgattatttctagcggttgtagatagaaaaaagaaatacaaaattcgttttatcgaaataatgttggcttatataaatggattattactatattgaacaataaataggcgacaaagagtaatccacaaacagcaagtcataacttttaaagttttcaaaatagatatttgatgtcttcTGTAAAGTTagtcgcaaaagtaagagctacacatttgctgaaggcaccatttcaatacaatcacttccaagaaaatttatgaaaagatctcactcgtaggggcagcaaaagcacaataccaaaagaaacggcatattacctccattaaattctccgaaaatactattgacctaaaataagccgttttggcgctaataataGATTACCTGTTTTTGGTTTCtagcaatgggaaatgataaaaatctttcgctgtatttaatgttaaatatctcttttgataatagtaaactatgttgtcaatttcggcagataattttaaaaaaccgcaaaaaacgccatttttacacattcaaacattcatagcTTGGAAACTAGACATCAGAATCAAAAGCAAATTATTGGCGTTCTGTCTGGTTGatatttctttcatttaaaattggtttggataagatcggttcagccattgctcaaaaacacgaatgagagtttgtccgttatatacacacacacagacattgtcccaaatcgtcgagctgagtcgattggtatataagactcggccctccgggtctcggaagaaatcttgaaagtttgagcgaattctttacatttcttttataagaaatgtaaaaaatgtaaaatgtaaaCCCACTAACattgtgatgatacatttcttataacttttttcgcttttttcggGTATTATATCTGTTGGATAGCTCAGCACTCACGGTAAGTAGGAGGGTTAGATGGATGCTTCCGGTGTTCTTCCGGGTGACGCAGGTAAGTGGAATCCGATTGGCCAGGTAAGTAGCTCTCTTCAATTTAACCTCTTCTCTATATTTAAACTTCACTTTTAACTTCTATATTCCATTAAACTTCAGTTTTAATTtatatatttcatttaaaaaaacttcTATCTTTAATCAAAATTTACCTACATATTTCATTTCACTGCTTTCTTACACAACTTTGGCGTTTTATAGTTCCCAGGGATTGATGGCGGAATTATGTTGCTCGATGCTATCGTTCGGTTCAGTGGATACTCCGATAAATCCCCTGTGGCAAATATTCGCAGTGTTCCCAAAAATGAGTAAACGGGCAGGGTAACTCCGTGAATATACAATTAGCGTGCATACACGAACACACTGGCCCCTTCAGAAAACACATTTTTGATAGCAAACTCGAGCAAGTAGGTGATCGATTCTTCCCCTAagcgatacagatggtttgtcCCTCACGGCAGCTTCGACGATTGTTGACATTTGGTTGGAGTTGAAAACGTCAGCATGCAAAAGCATTATTATCGCAATCTGGCAATCAAAATAAGACCCGGTAGCGGGGTTTAAGAAAATAATGTGTTTTGGACGGGACCCTTATAGAAAAGTGCGTTGTATTGTTTGATTTTGGTGCTAGCAGGAAATCAGTGGATATCTGGCTGCTAATTTTCGGTGTCCCTGTCTTCGTTGGTTGACGCTTGCAGTTTGAATGCGGAAGATATTGGTAGCAAACAAATTTTCGCTACGGGACGAGTGTAGCGACCGGTGGGTGTTACTACAGTGACGACTCGAACTACTCCGTCTGGTCTCGGATACAACGAGTCGATCCTGGCTGTTGGCCACTGCACAGGAGGAAGGTTGTCATCTCGAAGGATTACCAGTTGATTCCTTGCCGATTGCACTGACGGGTTGCACCATTTTGACCGGGGCTGCAGTGTGGCTATATATTCGCGATGCCAACGTTTCCATATGTGCTGAAACATGTGTTGTGTTTGCTGCCACTTTCGCAGCCGGCTGAACGGGATTGTAGTGTAGTCGACATCAGGTACAGCTTTCAGAGCAGATCCAACGAGAAAGTACCAGGGTGTTAGCGGCTCAAAATCCGTTGGGTCATCGCTCATAGGTACAAGCGGCCTGGAGTTTAAGCAGCTTTTGATTTGAGAAAGCAACGTTTCCATATCGTCGTAGGGAAGAGTGTGGGTTCCAAGTACACGGATaaagtgtttttgtgctgaCTTGATAGCGGCCTCCCACAGGCCCCCGAAATGTGATGCTTTGGGTGGATTAAAGTGCCAGCGAATGCCGTTTTGTGCACATTCTTGCGCGATCAGCTCACGATGCTCCTTGCTTCGTATCAGTTGACGTAGTTCATTCGAAGCTCCGATGAAATTTCGCCCGTTGTCGCTATGGATATCCGCACACAACCCTCTCCGTGAAACGAAACGTCGAAGAGCTTGCAAAAATTTCGTTGAGGTCAGGTCCGCCACCAACTCAAGATGTACAGCTTTCGTGCAGAAGCAAACAAATAATGCAACATAAGCCTTTCGTTGTGCAGATCGTCGATGCGGTGGCTGGATGTAGATGGATCCCCAGTAATCGATGCCAGTTGTTGTGAAGGGCCTTGCTGCAGTAACTCGTGCAGCTGGAAGTTTCGACATAAACTGCTCGATTCGATTTGGACGAGCTCGGAAGCAAACTGTGCATTTGTTGACAATTTTTCTAGCTAGGTTTCTGGCTCCCGTGATCCAGTAGTGAAGTCGAAGTAGGCCGAGAAGCAACTGTGGGGCAGCGTGAAGGTGTTTTTCGTGATAGTGTCGAATGAATAAAACGACCAGCTGGTGTGAAGAAGGTAGGATGATTTGATGCTTGTTGTCGTACGTTTGTTGTGAACGAGCCAATCGTCCACCAACCCGAATGAGACGATCTGTACTGAAAAACGGGGTGAACCACTTGATTCGAGATCTGGCTGAGATACAATGTTGTTTTTCGAGAGCCTTCCATTCCGAGTTGAAAGTTTGCTGCTGGACCAATCTGATGAGAGTAATTTCTGCTTCATTCAATTCCTCAGCTGTGACGATGTGCGAAATTGGTCGATGTGAATTTTTAGGACGGCTGTTTTGTAGAAATCGTTTACAGTAGGCGGTGACTCGTAACATGCACTGGTAGTTAGAAAATCTGCTAACGTATGTGTCGATGAATGGATTTTCTGCTGTTGCTGTTACGTTCGTTGTGAGTGTTTTGCGCGCGTCGCTCATACTGGCTTGCGATGGAATAATTTCTAAGTGAGGCCACTCGATTCTGTCGAATTTTAGCCATAGTGGGCCATGCCACCATTGTTCGCGGTTAATTAGGAACTCGGCAGTTGTTCCACGCGAAATGTAGTCTGCTGGGTTTTGGTATTCTGCAACGTGACTCCAGGTGCAGTATATGGTAGCGAGCTGAATTTTGGAAACTCAGTTCGCAACGAATGTGGTCCATGTAGAAGGCGCGGCCCTTAACCAACTGATGACAGTCATTGAATCCACCCAAAAGAATGCTTCGGGTTCTAATGAAAGTGATTTGATTATTTTCTGGTAGAGTTGCGATGCTAGCAGTGCGCCACAGAGTTCCAGGCGAGGGATGGTCTGTTCTTTAAGTGGAGCTACTTTGAATTTGGCAGTCAAGAGAGCTACTTTGACATTCCCGTTTGAGTCCTCCGATCGTAAATATGCACAAGCACAATATGCTTGTTTTGATGCGTCCGAAAAGAAGTGCAGTTGCACTGTTGATGGATTTAGGCACATAGCAAATCGTTCAATCCTGAGCTGATTCAATAGTGGTAGTTGTGTGTGATAATTGTACCAACGTTCTTGGATTGCTGCTGGTAGCTCTTCGTCCCAACTCCAGATGGTACCATTGCGATTCTTCAAGGTCCACAACATCTGCATAAATAGTTTAGCAGTTGTTATGACGGGTCCTAATAAACCGAGCGAGTCGAATAATTGTGCGATGTATGATAGCGCcatttccatattaaatttgcaaaagggcgaataagatttgtaaacaaacttttattttgatagtttctcttaatttactataatttcaaagcagaaaagaATTGAATTGACTTCTACGAAgggaaaaatttacattaacgtatatttttcatgaaattccactctgcagcagactaatgagcgaaacaaatttgtttataaaaaacactttcgcccttttgacgaattaatattgatatgTTTGGTAAGTGATGCGTTCGTTTTGGGTGGAGGAATTTTCATCTTGTACCTTAAAACATCGGTAGAAGGTTCCCAATGAAGATCGAGAGTTTTAAAACATTGGTCTCGATCCAAGTCTACCGACTGCTGTAGGGCTCGATTTTCTTCGGGAATGTCCTCCAACACAGTTGGTTCATTAGAGGCCCATTTACGCAGCTCAAAACCGTCCTTAGCTAACAGTGAGTCGAACTGATTCCGCGATTTGATGGTTTCAGCTACGGTGCTTCTGCCAGAAATGAGGTCGTCTACGTAAAAATCTTTGCGCAAAACATCTGCTGCTTCAGGAAACGCGTCTTGTTCATCGTCGGCAAGTTATTGCAGCACTCTAGTTGCAAGATAGGGTGCTGATAGAGTGCCGTAAGTGACGGTCTTTAATTCGAACGTGTCCAATGGGTTGTCCGGGGAAGCCCTCCAAACGATGCGCTGTACAGAGGTGTCTCGTTCATCCACGAGAATTTGGCGATACATCTGTTTAATATCGGCAATCAGCATTACGGGATGAATTCGGGACCGCATGATGATCGACCTCAGATCGTCCAGGATTGGACCTACTAACAGGGCGTCGTTTAGGGATTTTCCACCGCTGGTTTTGCATGATGCATCGAAAACGACTC carries:
- the LOC131687630 gene encoding uncharacterized protein LOC131687630 gives rise to the protein MSDARKTLTTNVTATAENPFIDTYVSRFSNYQCMLRVTAYCKRFLQNSRPKNSHRPISHIVTAEELNEAEITLIRLVQQQTFNSEWKALEKQHCISARSRIKWFTPFFSTDRLIRVGGRLARSQQTYDNKHQIILPSSHQLVVLFIRHYHEKHLHAAPQLLLGLLRLHYWITGARNLARKIVNKCTVCFRARPNRIEQFMSKLPAARVTAARPFTTTGIDYWGSIYIQPPHRRSAQRKAYVALFVCFCTKAVHLELVADLTSTKFLQALRRFVSRRGLCADIHSDNGRNFIGASNELRQLIRSKEHRELIAQECAQNGIRWHFNPPKASHFGGLWEAAIKSAQKHFIRVLGTHTLPYDDMETLLSQIKSCLNSRPLVPMSDDPTDFEPLTPWYFLVGSALKAVPDVDYTTIPFSRLRKWQQTQHMFQHIWKRWHREYIATLQPRSKWCNPSVQSARNQLVILRDDNLPPVQWPTARIDSLYPRPDGVVRVVTVVTPTGRYTRPVAKICLLPISSAFKLQASTNEDRDTEN